One window from the genome of Carcharodon carcharias isolate sCarCar2 chromosome 9, sCarCar2.pri, whole genome shotgun sequence encodes:
- the sowahd gene encoding ankyrin repeat domain-containing protein SOWAHC: MFEKLGEMSHSRLLAATSPGASYHPAGDTPTVPDCAGSLCPPKDCNLLTYGSVLENVNRLSHLLGRFLETAENSERRNGFKGASSAADRPPAGAGTPGGTFPSRSREAEVHLAPSRSLRKREGFRRDSGVSAAEPAQGASPGARKRCLKELMRRNGWDGFSGMWSAGSSRKSGEREQEVGDRGSLSSSDTDQSAGSPGLALEPREHEWMLAVAAGDWETMEALLLQEPSLLNKKDFVSGLTATHWLAKQGKDEALMKLVRLAESRRWPLDLNAKAGGGGYTALHLAAMQGHLMVIKLLVGAYSADVDIRDYRGRKAWQYLGSQAPSQLRQLAGAQEDSEPQPPKQAPLPAAEDEVDSPDKKLDFSIIASIHRFFKPTAWLRTKREADNR, encoded by the coding sequence ATGTTTGAGAAGCTCGGGGAGATGAGCCACAGCCGGTTGCTGGCGGCGACCAGTCCGGGTGCCTCTTACCACCCGGCGGGAGATACGCCGACCGTCCCGGATTGCGCCGGGAGCCTCTGTCCGCCTAAGGACTGCAACTTGCTGACCTACGGCTCGGTCCTGGAGAACGTGAACCGCTTGTCCCACCTCTTGGGCCGCTTCTTGGAGACGGCGGAAAATTCCGAGAGACGCAACGGCTTCAAGGGCGCCAGCTCGGCGGCCGACCGTCCGCCGGCGGGGGCCGGGACCCCGGGAGGGACATTCCCgagcaggagcagagaggctGAGGTTCACTTGGCGCCCAGCCGATCGTTGAGGAAGCGGGAGGGCTTCAGGCGCGACAGCGGCGTAAGTGCGGCGGAACCGGCGCAGGGGGCTTCGCCCGGCGCAAGGAAGAGATGCCTGAAGGAGCTGATGCGCCGCAATGGCTGGGACGGCTTCAGCGGCATGTGGAGTGCGGGTAGCAGCAGGAAAagcggagagagggagcaggaggtcGGCGACAGGGGCTCCCTGTCCTCCTCGGACACCGACCAGTCGGCCGGCTCCCCGGGACTGGCCCTGGAGCCCCGGGAACACGAGTGGATGCTGGCGGTGGCGGCCGGGGACTGGGAGACGATGGAGGCGCTGCTGCTCCAGGAGCCCAGCCTGCTCAACAAGAAGGACTTTGTGAGCGGCCTCACCGCCACTCACTGGCTGGCCAAGCAGGGCAAGGACGAGGCGCTCATGAAGCTGGTGCGCCTGGCGGAAAGTCGGCGCTGGCCGCTCGACCTGAACGCCAAGGCGGGCGGCGGGGGTTACACCGCCCTGCACCTGGCGGCCATGCAAGGCCACCTGATGGTCATCAAGCTGCTGGTGGGCGCCTACAGCGCCGACGTGGACATCCGCGACTACCGCGGCCGGAAAGCCTGGCAGTACCTGGGCAGCCAAGCACCCAGCCAACTCCGGCAGCTGGCCGGGGCTCAGGAGGATTCAGAGCCGCAGCCCCCCAAacaagctcccctcccagcagcgGAGGATGAAGTGGACAGCCCGGACAAAAAACTCGACTTCTCCATAATAGCCTCAATACACAGATTCTTTAAACCGACCGCCTGGCTGCGGACAAAAAGAGAAGCTGACAATAGATAA